The following are encoded in a window of Ferribacterium limneticum genomic DNA:
- the lpxD gene encoding UDP-3-O-(3-hydroxymyristoyl)glucosamine N-acyltransferase: MAGLGETSYTLADIAAQLGGDVLGDPQTRVSRVAPLVSAAEGEITFLANPKFRSQLATCKASAVILRQDAADEFSGARIVTGNPYAYYARVTALLNPQSVGFNGVHASAVLESAVPASVAIGPNVVIGHGVTLGENVAIHAGCVIGDSVCIGDGSVLYPNVVVYYGCRIGHGCILHSGAVIGADGFGFAPDGQSWVKIPQIGGVVIGNDVEIGANTTVDRGALEDTVVGDGCKIDNLVHVGHNCRIGANSVLAGCTGVAGSTVFGEHCIVGGAGMISGHLNIVGDTTISGGSTVMKSIMKPGIYTSVQPLDTHEDWLRNASHIRRLAKLADRVAELEKKLK, translated from the coding sequence ATGGCTGGTTTGGGTGAGACTTCTTATACTCTTGCCGACATCGCCGCCCAATTGGGCGGCGATGTGCTTGGAGACCCGCAAACGCGCGTTTCACGTGTAGCGCCGCTGGTCTCTGCCGCTGAAGGCGAGATTACTTTTCTGGCCAATCCGAAATTCCGGAGCCAGCTAGCGACCTGCAAGGCATCCGCAGTTATTTTGCGCCAGGATGCTGCTGACGAGTTTTCCGGGGCGCGCATTGTCACTGGCAATCCGTATGCTTACTACGCTCGGGTTACCGCTCTGCTCAATCCACAGTCTGTCGGCTTCAACGGTGTTCACGCGAGTGCCGTGCTTGAGTCTGCGGTTCCCGCTAGTGTAGCCATCGGCCCGAACGTGGTTATCGGGCACGGGGTGACTTTGGGCGAAAACGTGGCTATTCATGCCGGCTGCGTGATTGGCGATAGTGTCTGCATCGGCGATGGGTCGGTGCTTTATCCCAACGTTGTTGTTTATTACGGATGTCGCATCGGGCATGGGTGCATATTGCATTCCGGCGCGGTGATCGGCGCCGATGGATTTGGCTTTGCACCGGATGGGCAGTCCTGGGTAAAAATTCCGCAGATCGGCGGGGTGGTGATTGGTAACGATGTCGAAATCGGGGCCAATACGACGGTTGACCGTGGTGCTCTGGAAGACACGGTGGTTGGTGATGGTTGCAAGATCGACAATCTGGTTCATGTCGGACACAACTGCCGGATCGGCGCTAACAGCGTGCTGGCTGGATGTACTGGCGTTGCCGGTAGTACCGTTTTTGGTGAGCACTGCATTGTCGGCGGTGCCGGCATGATTTCCGGGCACCTCAATATCGTTGGCGATACGACGATTTCCGGCGGCTCGACTGTCATGAAGAGCATTATGAAGCCCGGTATTTACACGAGCGTTCAGCCGCTCGATACGCATGAGGATTGGTTGCGTAATGC